Within the Paenibacillus sp. AN1007 genome, the region ACTTTGATGTACCTGTGAATTTGGTGAAAAACTATGGTGGCTGGAAAAATCGCAAGATGGTCGGTTTTTTCGAAACCTACGCCAAAACTTTATTCAATCGATATAAGCACAAGGTGAAGTACTGGATGACCTTTAACGAGATTAACATGCTGCTTCATCTACCATATATCGGCGCAGGTATTGTGCTTCAGGAAGGTGAAGACAAGGAGCAGGTATTATATCAGGCGGCTCACCACGAATTGGTTGCAAGTGCGCTGGCCGTTAAAGCTTGTCACGAAATGGTTCCGGATGCTCAGATTGGATGTATGCTGGCTGCGGGTATGGTCTACCCTTACAGCTCACATCCGGAAGATGTATGGAAGGCCATGGATAAAGACCGCGAATCGTTTTTCTTCATTGATGTACAATCCAAGGGAGAATACCCCGGTTATACGAAACGTTTTTTCAGGGAGAATAACATTCGCATTGAGATGCAGCCGGAAGATGCCGACATCTTGAAGCAGCATACCGTCGATTATATCGGGTTCAGCTACTATGCCAGCCGGTGTACAAGTGCTGACCCGGAAATCTTGAAGAATTCCACAGAAGGCAATGTGTTTGGTTCAGTGAAGAACCCGTATCTGCAAGCATCGGAATGGGGCTGGACGATTGATCCCAAAGGGCTTCGTATTACGTGCAACCAGCTGCATGACCGCTATGGCAAACCGCTGTTTATTGTCGAAAATGGACTGGGTGCATCTGATGTACTGCTGGACAATGATACCGTTGAAGATGACTATCGCATTGAGTATCTGAACAGCCATTTTGCCGAAATGGCCGAAGCGATCCAGGATGGTGTAGAGCTTATTGGATACACCAGCTGGGGGCCGATTGACCTGGTCAGTGCAGGTACGGGCGAGATGAAGAAGCGGTATGGCTATATTTATGTAGACAGAAATAACGATGGAAGCGGAACATTTCGCAGAGTAAGAAAGAAAAGCTTTCATTGGTACAAAGAAGTTATCTCGAGTAATGGAGCACAGTATTTCTAAATCAAGTTCTTCCTGTGTTCTTATGATCGTATGAGTTTGACCCATAAAATAGAATTTAATATAATTTAGTAATATAGAACATCTTGTCATTGGATATATTACGGCACTAGGTCTACCCGAGATTAAAATTGAGATTGAAATCTGGGCAGCAAAAGTATAACACGAAACGGCATTAACTGTATAAACCATGGAGCGCTCCGATACAGGAGGTCCATGGTTTTTTAACACATTTGATTTGGGA harbors:
- a CDS encoding 6-phospho-beta-glucosidase, with amino-acid sequence MFEKMKAFPENFLWGGATAANQLEGAYLEGGKGLTTVDLIPIGPNRYPIALGNLDSFEPKEGEFYPSHEAIDFYHRYKEDIALFAEMGFKCLRLSIAWARIFPNGDDAAPNEAGLQFYDDVFDELLKHNIEPVVTICHFDVPVNLVKNYGGWKNRKMVGFFETYAKTLFNRYKHKVKYWMTFNEINMLLHLPYIGAGIVLQEGEDKEQVLYQAAHHELVASALAVKACHEMVPDAQIGCMLAAGMVYPYSSHPEDVWKAMDKDRESFFFIDVQSKGEYPGYTKRFFRENNIRIEMQPEDADILKQHTVDYIGFSYYASRCTSADPEILKNSTEGNVFGSVKNPYLQASEWGWTIDPKGLRITCNQLHDRYGKPLFIVENGLGASDVLLDNDTVEDDYRIEYLNSHFAEMAEAIQDGVELIGYTSWGPIDLVSAGTGEMKKRYGYIYVDRNNDGSGTFRRVRKKSFHWYKEVISSNGAQYF